Proteins from one Verrucomicrobiia bacterium genomic window:
- the hisD gene encoding histidinol dehydrogenase, which yields MKVIRHNDSDFDRQIEQLTAKSSLFDPEIEQRTLAILQAVQERGDAAVLELTERFDGARLTADQLAVTHAELMTASLKADEGLRAAVTEAEANVRMFARKSRRKNWQAHNLHRALVGEKFDPFQRVGIYIPGGTAPLVSTAIMTITLAKAAGCPEIVVCTPCGKDGSINSALLFTARAAGATQIFRVGGAQAIAAMAYGTAIIPKVQKIFGPGNAYVSMAKRLLFGRVAIDLLAGPSDVLVLADDSANPKSVAADLLAQAEHGSGREHVWLVTTSGTLLKAVEKEMAKQLPKLQRREFIQRVLNDYAWLIQVRTIDDAVALTNRIAPEHCEIVTKNARRVSDGIVTAGAIFLGPWSPTVLGDYIAGPSHVLPTDGAGASFAGLTVDQFQRRTSVVEYSRPGLKRALRGVRKFAEMEGLDAHGASAEIRF from the coding sequence ATGAAAGTGATTCGTCACAATGACAGCGACTTCGACCGCCAGATTGAGCAACTGACCGCGAAATCGAGCTTGTTCGATCCCGAAATTGAGCAGCGCACGCTGGCCATCCTTCAGGCCGTTCAGGAACGGGGCGATGCCGCAGTGCTTGAGTTGACCGAACGCTTCGACGGCGCCCGGCTTACGGCAGATCAACTGGCCGTAACGCACGCGGAACTCATGACGGCGTCGCTGAAAGCGGATGAAGGGCTTCGCGCCGCGGTGACCGAAGCCGAAGCAAACGTGCGCATGTTTGCGCGCAAATCACGTCGCAAAAACTGGCAGGCGCATAATTTGCATCGAGCCCTGGTCGGAGAAAAATTCGATCCCTTTCAGCGCGTCGGCATTTACATCCCTGGCGGGACCGCGCCGCTGGTTTCAACCGCGATCATGACGATCACGCTCGCGAAGGCTGCAGGCTGCCCCGAGATCGTGGTGTGCACGCCATGCGGCAAGGACGGATCGATCAATAGCGCGCTCCTCTTCACAGCCCGCGCGGCGGGGGCCACGCAAATCTTTCGAGTTGGCGGCGCGCAAGCGATTGCCGCCATGGCTTATGGCACCGCAATCATTCCCAAGGTTCAAAAGATTTTCGGCCCCGGCAACGCCTATGTCAGCATGGCGAAGCGGTTGTTGTTCGGCCGCGTCGCCATCGACCTGCTTGCCGGGCCGAGCGACGTCCTTGTACTCGCCGACGATTCTGCGAATCCAAAGTCCGTGGCAGCCGATCTCCTTGCGCAAGCCGAACATGGTTCCGGCCGCGAACACGTCTGGCTGGTGACGACGTCAGGAACACTCCTGAAAGCGGTGGAAAAGGAAATGGCGAAACAGTTGCCGAAATTGCAGCGCCGCGAGTTCATCCAGCGCGTACTGAACGATTACGCATGGCTGATCCAGGTGCGCACCATCGATGACGCCGTTGCACTCACGAATCGCATTGCGCCGGAACATTGCGAAATTGTGACGAAGAATGCGCGCAGGGTGTCGGACGGGATCGTCACCGCGGGAGCGATTTTTCTCGGCCCGTGGTCACCGACTGTGCTGGGCGATTACATCGCCGGGCCAAGTCACGTGCTGCCCACGGACGGCGCAGGCGCTTCGTTTGCGGGTCTGACCGTTGACCAGTTCCAACGCCGCACGAGCGTCGTCGAATACAGCCGGCCGGGATTGAAACGAGCACTGCGCGGCGTGCGGAAGTTCGCAGAGATGGAAGGACTCGATGCGCATGGCGCATCGGCCGAGATCAGGTTCTAG
- a CDS encoding family 78 glycoside hydrolase catalytic domain: MERAQLQTGYQILAATTTNLLNEAEADLWNSGKVQSDQSLHIEYRGRDLKPSQDVFWTVRVWAANGTPSAWAPAQRWTMGLFGPAGQTAGQDDPPLGWKARWICAPATSEALLLRKEIRAKPGIKRAIIHVSGLGHYELNLNGRKVGDELLSPGWTDYNDTILYDTRDITPLLRPGTNALGITLGNGMYHVQRRNRFAKFTGSFGPLRAIAQLEIEYADGTHETFATDPTWRTHPGPITYSSIFGGEDYDARLIPAGWDKPGFDDRGWTPSVHVVRPGGKLRGHSASVEPIREIEVRRPIGETKLAPSKIVYDLGQNTSYMPRIRVSGPAGSTVRLIPAEVVNPDGSILRSTMGSTNRGLSWWQYTKSTDDPEEWFPQFYYVGCRYLEATLTAPTAASSLPQIESLEGVVIHADAAATGEFECSNPLLNRIRDLVRWAQRANMVSVLTDCPHREKLGWLEQYHLNGPAIRYEFDMARMFTKGMNDMADAQLENGLVPNIAPEFTEFKGAFRSAAEWGSAFIIVPWQQYQFCGDVHLLRTHYADMKRYFAYLESLATNNILAQGLGDWFDLGPKKSGAPQHTPPPVTATAFLFHDAELLAKIATLLGNAEDAAHFRKRAGEIRASYNSTFFNTENSTYATGSQCANALPLVFGIAEPPSHDAVLNALIGDLEARDHLMTAGDIGYRFLLQALAKADRSDVVYRMINQDDKPGYGYMLKKGETSLTEAWDANLTTSHNHFMLGHITEWFYKDLAGIDCDPSGPGFKKIIIRPQPVGGMTWARARYNSIRGPIESHWTRKDGRFALKVEIPPNTTARVFIPATAINSVTEGGRPLNAAARQEGSRVVCEIGSGRYEFQVNAP; encoded by the coding sequence GTGGAACGAGCGCAGCTTCAGACTGGCTACCAAATCCTGGCTGCGACCACCACGAACCTGTTGAACGAGGCAGAGGCCGATTTGTGGAACAGCGGCAAGGTGCAGTCCGACCAATCCCTGCATATTGAGTATCGCGGCAGGGATTTGAAACCGTCACAGGACGTATTCTGGACCGTGCGGGTTTGGGCTGCCAACGGCACCCCTTCCGCGTGGGCCCCCGCGCAGCGCTGGACCATGGGTCTCTTTGGCCCCGCCGGGCAAACCGCGGGACAGGATGATCCGCCCCTTGGCTGGAAGGCACGATGGATCTGTGCGCCTGCCACTTCCGAAGCGCTCCTGCTGCGCAAGGAAATCCGCGCCAAGCCAGGAATCAAACGCGCGATTATTCACGTCTCCGGACTTGGTCATTACGAATTGAACCTGAACGGCCGGAAGGTTGGCGACGAGTTGCTCTCGCCGGGTTGGACCGATTACAACGACACCATCCTTTACGACACGCGCGACATCACCCCGCTGCTCCGACCCGGAACCAACGCGCTTGGCATCACGCTTGGGAACGGCATGTATCACGTGCAACGCCGCAACCGTTTCGCGAAGTTCACGGGCTCGTTCGGCCCGCTGCGCGCCATCGCGCAATTGGAAATCGAATACGCGGACGGCACACACGAAACCTTTGCAACGGATCCAACCTGGCGCACGCATCCGGGACCCATTACATATTCGAGCATTTTTGGAGGCGAAGACTATGACGCGCGACTAATTCCTGCTGGCTGGGACAAGCCTGGTTTCGACGATCGCGGCTGGACACCTTCAGTTCACGTTGTGCGTCCCGGCGGAAAATTGCGGGGGCACAGCGCCTCCGTCGAACCCATCCGTGAAATCGAGGTCCGCAGGCCGATTGGAGAAACCAAGCTGGCGCCGAGCAAAATCGTTTACGATCTCGGCCAGAACACGTCCTACATGCCACGCATTCGCGTCAGCGGTCCTGCGGGCAGCACCGTGCGGCTCATCCCCGCCGAAGTCGTAAATCCCGATGGCTCGATCCTGCGATCCACGATGGGCAGCACCAACCGAGGGTTGTCGTGGTGGCAATACACAAAGTCCACGGACGATCCGGAGGAATGGTTCCCGCAGTTCTATTATGTGGGTTGCAGATATCTCGAGGCCACGCTCACCGCGCCAACCGCAGCGTCTTCCCTTCCGCAAATCGAGTCCCTCGAAGGAGTCGTCATTCATGCAGATGCGGCGGCCACTGGAGAATTCGAATGCTCCAATCCCCTGCTCAACCGCATTCGGGATCTTGTGAGATGGGCGCAGAGAGCGAACATGGTTTCCGTCCTGACCGACTGTCCGCATCGCGAGAAGCTCGGCTGGCTCGAGCAGTATCACCTGAACGGTCCCGCCATTCGTTACGAATTCGACATGGCGCGCATGTTCACGAAAGGGATGAATGACATGGCGGACGCGCAACTGGAAAACGGGCTCGTGCCGAACATTGCGCCTGAGTTCACGGAATTCAAGGGAGCCTTCCGCAGCGCCGCCGAATGGGGCAGCGCGTTCATCATCGTGCCCTGGCAGCAATACCAGTTTTGCGGCGACGTTCATCTTCTGCGCACGCATTACGCTGACATGAAGCGTTACTTCGCGTACCTGGAGAGCCTTGCCACCAACAACATCCTCGCGCAGGGACTGGGCGATTGGTTTGACCTGGGACCGAAAAAATCCGGCGCTCCGCAGCACACTCCCCCGCCCGTGACAGCGACAGCGTTCCTGTTCCACGACGCAGAATTGCTGGCGAAGATCGCGACGCTGCTGGGCAACGCCGAAGACGCCGCGCATTTTCGCAAACGCGCTGGAGAGATCCGCGCCAGTTACAATTCAACCTTCTTCAATACGGAAAATTCCACTTACGCCACGGGTTCCCAATGCGCGAACGCCCTGCCGCTTGTTTTTGGAATCGCTGAACCGCCATCGCACGACGCAGTGTTGAACGCTTTGATTGGCGACCTCGAGGCCCGCGACCACCTCATGACAGCGGGCGACATCGGGTATCGTTTCCTGCTCCAGGCATTGGCAAAGGCAGACCGTTCGGACGTGGTATATCGCATGATCAACCAGGACGACAAACCCGGCTACGGTTACATGCTGAAGAAGGGCGAAACGAGCCTGACTGAAGCCTGGGATGCCAACCTGACGACGTCGCACAACCACTTCATGCTCGGCCACATCACGGAATGGTTTTACAAGGACCTTGCCGGAATCGATTGCGATCCGAGCGGACCCGGCTTCAAGAAGATCATCATCCGTCCGCAACCTGTTGGCGGCATGACCTGGGCGCGGGCGAGGTACAATTCGATCCGCGGACCTATAGAAAGTCATTGGACCCGCAAGGACGGACGATTCGCGTTGAAGGTGGAGATTCCTCCGAATACAACCGCTCGCGTATTCATTCCTGCGACCGCGATTAATTCTGTGACAGAAGGAGGACGGCCGTTGAACGCTGCGGCGCGACAGGAGGGTTCCCGGGTTGTGTGCGAAATCGGTTCAGGCCGATACGAATTTCAGGTCAACGCTCCTTGA
- a CDS encoding alpha-L-fucosidase, with the protein MKKMQPQLQAVPVSKPISRRRAIKLLAAAAPAFCVPRMLANTLPEPQARPFSGTRESLSTYRIPDWFPNAKFGIWAHWGPQSAAEYGDWYARNLYIEGSRQNRYHVTTYGHPSRTGYKDIIPTWKGAGFDPERLVGLYKKAGARYFMSMGAHVDNFDMWNSKHTRWNAVNMGIKRDVVAEFRKAALRHGLRFGVSDHLWMAYKWMSVSRSADKEGPFAGVPYDGINPEYHDLYGDCPTIYRQLPWDEEGIPDKWKQEWFNRISDLIDQSQPDIVYTDGQIPFGKWGLDLVAHLYNQSARNHDGRVEAVITSKREEDSAEGLCVFDKERGVVEGIWPKPWQLCTCVGKWHYDKEATYKTPKRVIDMLVDVVSRNGNLLLNFPLPNSGALDAKELQILDEITQWMAVNSEAIYDTRPWKTFGEGGLVKEVPGVKYNEASLKDFGGGVTRFTTKGSTLYAFFMSWPGKEITVSQLGMGKPFVEGKIQSIRLLGAEGNPKWEHNAKGLVVQLPEDPPSQHAHVLKIEGLAT; encoded by the coding sequence ATGAAAAAAATGCAGCCACAACTTCAGGCCGTACCGGTTTCAAAACCCATTTCGCGGCGCCGCGCAATCAAGCTGCTCGCAGCAGCCGCGCCCGCCTTCTGCGTCCCGCGAATGCTGGCCAATACATTGCCTGAGCCACAAGCCCGTCCATTCAGCGGGACCCGGGAATCGCTTTCAACCTACCGCATCCCCGACTGGTTTCCGAATGCAAAGTTTGGCATCTGGGCGCATTGGGGTCCGCAGTCCGCGGCCGAATACGGGGATTGGTATGCCCGTAACCTCTATATCGAAGGCTCGCGCCAGAACCGTTACCACGTAACAACCTACGGCCATCCGTCCAGGACCGGCTACAAAGACATCATTCCCACCTGGAAAGGAGCCGGCTTCGATCCCGAACGGCTCGTCGGCCTCTACAAAAAAGCAGGGGCGCGCTATTTCATGAGCATGGGCGCCCATGTCGACAACTTCGACATGTGGAACTCAAAACACACGCGCTGGAACGCGGTCAATATGGGCATCAAGCGTGATGTGGTCGCGGAATTCCGCAAAGCCGCCCTCCGCCACGGGCTCCGCTTCGGTGTCAGCGACCACCTCTGGATGGCCTACAAATGGATGTCTGTTTCACGCAGCGCGGACAAGGAAGGTCCTTTTGCCGGCGTGCCCTACGACGGGATCAATCCTGAGTATCACGATCTTTATGGCGATTGCCCAACCATCTACCGGCAGCTTCCCTGGGATGAGGAAGGAATTCCCGACAAGTGGAAACAAGAATGGTTCAATCGCATCTCGGATCTGATTGACCAGAGCCAGCCAGACATTGTTTACACCGACGGGCAAATCCCGTTCGGCAAATGGGGCCTGGATCTGGTGGCGCATCTTTACAATCAAAGTGCGCGCAACCACGACGGCCGCGTCGAAGCCGTAATCACCAGCAAGCGCGAGGAGGATTCTGCTGAAGGCCTGTGCGTGTTCGACAAGGAACGCGGCGTTGTTGAAGGAATCTGGCCCAAACCGTGGCAGCTCTGCACGTGCGTCGGGAAATGGCATTACGACAAGGAAGCAACTTACAAGACACCCAAGCGCGTGATCGACATGCTTGTCGATGTTGTCAGCCGAAATGGCAATCTGCTCTTGAACTTTCCCTTGCCTAACAGCGGCGCACTCGACGCCAAGGAACTCCAGATTCTGGACGAAATCACGCAGTGGATGGCAGTCAACAGCGAAGCGATCTACGACACGCGTCCATGGAAAACGTTTGGTGAAGGCGGACTCGTCAAAGAAGTTCCCGGTGTCAAATACAACGAAGCGAGCCTCAAGGATTTCGGCGGCGGCGTCACACGCTTCACCACGAAGGGTTCGACGCTTTATGCATTCTTCATGAGCTGGCCTGGGAAGGAAATCACCGTCTCGCAGCTTGGGATGGGCAAACCCTTTGTTGAGGGAAAGATTCAATCCATTCGCCTGTTGGGCGCAGAGGGAAACCCCAAATGGGAACACAACGCGAAAGGCCTTGTGGTTCAGCTGCCTGAAGATCCGCCGAGCCAGCATGCGCACGTGCTGAAGATTGAAGGTCTCGCCACGTGA
- a CDS encoding prepilin-type N-terminal cleavage/methylation domain-containing protein, which produces MDTFDFTPARKKTLQPGFTLIELLVVIAIIAILAAMLLPALSKAKQKAQAISCLNNTKQLTLGWLMFPLDNNDKLPNERPVAGLMDWTMNPDNTNAFLLVSEDQSPLAKYVKSARVWKCPADSTPAPNGERVRSLAMNGAMHGSGVTVPPSPDSSWPLGRRYQSLVSKTTHIRSPVDVFVAVDEHPDSINDSMFMFDPGKLPGLATWRDLPASYHGGPNGSAGFSFADGHSEIHRWMVGSTKQPIRRQLKPWGTSLGSGEENADLLWMSDRMPWN; this is translated from the coding sequence ATGGACACGTTCGATTTCACCCCCGCCCGGAAAAAAACCCTGCAACCGGGATTCACCCTCATCGAATTGCTGGTGGTCATTGCCATCATCGCCATTCTTGCGGCGATGCTCCTGCCGGCGCTCAGCAAGGCCAAGCAGAAGGCGCAGGCGATTTCGTGCCTGAACAACACCAAGCAGTTGACGTTGGGATGGTTAATGTTTCCGCTCGACAACAATGACAAGCTGCCCAATGAGCGGCCGGTCGCTGGGTTGATGGATTGGACGATGAACCCGGACAATACCAATGCCTTCCTCCTCGTTTCCGAAGATCAGTCTCCCCTGGCCAAATACGTGAAGAGCGCCCGAGTCTGGAAGTGTCCCGCGGACAGTACTCCCGCGCCGAATGGAGAGCGCGTTCGCAGTCTGGCCATGAACGGCGCGATGCATGGCAGCGGAGTGACTGTTCCACCAAGTCCGGATTCCTCATGGCCGCTCGGCCGCAGGTACCAGTCACTGGTATCCAAGACAACGCATATCCGCTCGCCTGTTGATGTTTTTGTGGCTGTCGACGAGCATCCCGACAGCATCAACGATTCAATGTTCATGTTCGATCCAGGCAAACTTCCCGGTCTCGCCACATGGCGCGATTTGCCAGCCAGCTATCATGGCGGGCCCAACGGGTCTGCAGGTTTTTCTTTCGCTGACGGTCACTCAGAGATTCATCGATGGATGGTGGGCTCAACCAAACAGCCTATCAGGCGACAACTCAAACCTTGGGGCACGTCTTTGGGCTCGGGAGAGGAGAACGCCGATTTGCTGTGGATGAGCGACCGTATGCCATGGAATTGA
- a CDS encoding PEP-CTERM sorting domain-containing protein: MTNPTKLATVLALALGGTALQAQSFTYIDLQDGLNFPGAATAVDATTDSDATWGLGDDGAAYGWRYRTTGPGVPAYNGTAYTGRYPNQGAGAPDPGLYMPLSGLLPNTEYFVRVYAIYAQNSTNAVVSSRQKAGAEFSVDGGTTWSIVDNLGGATLNWVDNSTALGAPRDGTAGDTRAWALLPFMLETDALGNGRLDVRLPQFLTGGLGQDRFSFDGIAIAVPEPTSFALIGLGAAAMLISRRRH; encoded by the coding sequence ATGACTAACCCGACAAAACTAGCGACAGTGCTTGCCCTGGCCCTGGGTGGAACGGCTCTCCAGGCGCAATCATTCACCTACATTGATCTTCAAGACGGCTTGAACTTTCCTGGTGCAGCCACAGCCGTGGACGCGACCACCGATAGCGACGCGACATGGGGATTGGGAGACGACGGCGCTGCCTACGGATGGCGCTACCGCACAACTGGGCCGGGAGTTCCCGCCTACAACGGCACCGCATACACGGGCAGGTATCCGAATCAGGGCGCCGGCGCACCCGATCCTGGCCTGTATATGCCACTCTCCGGTCTGTTGCCGAACACGGAATATTTCGTCCGGGTTTACGCGATCTACGCGCAGAACAGCACGAACGCTGTCGTATCCTCCCGTCAAAAAGCCGGTGCTGAGTTCAGCGTCGATGGCGGAACAACGTGGTCTATTGTCGACAACCTGGGAGGCGCAACGTTGAATTGGGTGGACAACTCCACAGCATTGGGCGCTCCGCGCGACGGCACGGCGGGTGACACTCGGGCTTGGGCATTGCTTCCCTTCATGCTGGAAACCGATGCTTTGGGCAATGGCCGCCTCGATGTCCGCCTTCCGCAGTTCCTGACCGGCGGCCTGGGACAGGATCGCTTCAGCTTCGACGGAATCGCGATTGCCGTGCCCGAACCCACGAGCTTCGCTTTGATCGGCCTCGGCGCCGCCGCCATGCTGATCTCCCGCCGCCGTCATTGA
- a CDS encoding sodium:solute symporter gives MSALPVIDICVLLAYLVGVVALGLWFGRKGLSSEQFMAAGRRIPAWAVGLSIFGTYVSSISFLALPGKAFATNWNAFVFSLSIPVTTWFAVKYFVPFYRRSGEVSAYQHLEKRFGPWARTYAVVCYLLTQLARMGTILYLLALALAPLTGWSIPTIILGAGLLVIVYTLVGGMEAVIWTDVVQSIIFIGGAFACVAILLFGMPQGPAQLFEIASEHNKFSLGSFDPDFSTMTFWVVLLNGIFINLQNFGIDQSYVQRYQTAKTDEAAARSVWLGALLYLPISAVFFFIGTGLFAFYSARPELLPASVDALNKPDSVFPHFIVAQLPVGVTGLVIASIFAAAQSTVSSSVNCSATLILCDVYQRYFRPAASEWESMRVLHVATLVFGVAGIGMALAMMQIKNALDAWWGLASIFSGGMLGLFLLGLLATRAGNRAAAVGVVSGVVVIAWMTFSPRWTGWGSSYRSPFHTLLVVVISTLTILLVGWIASMFMRRRQLQLPVETRTPPGESVERKH, from the coding sequence ATGTCAGCCTTGCCCGTCATTGATATCTGTGTGCTGCTGGCTTACCTCGTGGGCGTGGTCGCTCTCGGCCTTTGGTTTGGACGGAAAGGCCTGAGCTCGGAACAGTTCATGGCAGCGGGCCGCCGCATCCCGGCTTGGGCCGTCGGTTTGTCAATTTTCGGAACCTACGTCAGCAGCATCAGCTTTCTCGCGCTTCCAGGAAAAGCCTTCGCCACAAACTGGAACGCCTTCGTGTTCAGTCTCTCGATTCCTGTAACGACGTGGTTCGCGGTAAAATACTTCGTTCCGTTCTACCGTCGATCGGGTGAAGTCTCGGCTTATCAGCATCTCGAGAAGCGCTTCGGGCCGTGGGCAAGAACCTACGCTGTGGTCTGCTACCTCCTGACCCAACTCGCCCGGATGGGAACGATACTTTATCTGCTCGCCCTTGCCCTGGCGCCGCTCACCGGCTGGAGCATTCCCACGATCATCCTTGGCGCGGGACTGCTCGTGATTGTTTACACGCTTGTCGGGGGCATGGAGGCAGTGATTTGGACCGACGTCGTCCAAAGCATCATCTTCATTGGCGGTGCATTTGCCTGCGTGGCTATTCTGCTGTTTGGAATGCCTCAGGGCCCGGCGCAACTCTTCGAGATCGCTTCGGAGCACAACAAGTTCAGCCTCGGCAGTTTCGATCCGGACTTCTCCACGATGACGTTCTGGGTGGTGCTGTTGAATGGCATCTTCATCAACCTGCAGAACTTCGGCATCGACCAAAGTTATGTGCAACGCTATCAGACCGCGAAGACAGACGAGGCTGCAGCCCGCAGCGTCTGGCTGGGCGCACTCCTCTATTTGCCGATATCCGCCGTATTTTTTTTCATTGGAACCGGATTGTTCGCATTCTACAGCGCCCGACCTGAATTGCTCCCCGCGTCGGTGGATGCGCTCAACAAACCCGATTCCGTCTTTCCACATTTCATTGTCGCGCAACTTCCAGTCGGGGTGACGGGTCTCGTAATCGCCAGCATCTTCGCCGCGGCTCAATCGACGGTTTCAAGTTCGGTCAATTGTTCTGCAACGTTGATCCTCTGCGACGTTTACCAACGCTATTTTCGACCTGCTGCCAGCGAATGGGAGTCGATGCGCGTCCTCCACGTGGCGACATTGGTGTTCGGTGTCGCAGGCATCGGAATGGCGCTCGCAATGATGCAAATTAAAAACGCATTGGATGCATGGTGGGGGCTCGCCAGCATCTTCAGCGGCGGCATGCTGGGTTTGTTCCTGTTGGGACTGCTCGCAACACGAGCAGGGAATAGGGCCGCTGCGGTCGGCGTCGTCAGCGGCGTGGTTGTCATTGCGTGGATGACTTTCTCCCCGCGATGGACGGGTTGGGGATCGTCGTATCGAAGCCCATTCCACACGTTGCTGGTAGTCGTAATTAGCACGCTGACGATTCTGCTGGTGGGCTGGATTGCCAGCATGTTCATGCGAAGGCGCCAATTGCAATTACCCGTTGAAACCCGGACGCCGCCTGGCGAGTCTGTCGAAAGGAAGCATTGA